A stretch of DNA from Impatiens glandulifera unplaced genomic scaffold, dImpGla2.1, whole genome shotgun sequence:
GTAAGTtgtctgattttttttttccaattgtGATGACTGGGTTATAAATATGTTCCTTGATCGATATAAACAGTCTTATTGGAAACCCAGCCATTTGCGCCACGGGTTCAGAGCCTGGCTGCAACGAAACAACAGCAATCCCTCTGCCATATACTGTCCCTAATCCACAGAGTAAGAACTGacttcttttaatattttctttctgGTTATGGTTGTTTTTTAGCAGAACTCTTTCTGATTTATTCATTCATCTCTTTAGATTCTCATTTTCCCGGTATACCCAAAGATCACAAACTCGCGTTGGTATTTGGATCGAGTATTGGGTGCGTTTGTATTCTGATGATTGTGTTCGGTTTGTTTCTCTGGTGGAGACAAAGGCGAAATCAACAGATATTCTTCGATATAGGTGGTAAGAAAGAAGACTAACAAATCATTGAATAATTTCATTTCCtgtttaagaatatataaaaacaaaatcaaattttgtttCAGAACAAAATCATGAAGAAGTTTGCCTTGGGAACTTGAAGAGATTCCAGTTCAGAGAGCTTCAGATTGCTACAAACCACTTCAGCAACAAAAATATAGTAGGAAAAGGAGGCTTTGGGAATGTGTACAAAGGCCATCTCCAAGATGGAACTCTTGTTGCTGTTAAAAGGCTTAAAGATGGAAACGCAGCAGGTGGGGAGATCCAATTCCAGACCGAAGTAGAGATGATCAGTTTAGCCGTGCACAGAAATCTTCTCAAACTTTACGGTTTTTGCATGACAACGACTGAGAGGCTTCTTGTCTATCCTTTCATGTCAAACGGGAGTGTTGCTTCTCGActcaaaggtttttcaaaattctttttattgtaaaaaaagaagaaaaaaaaaggttcTTTCTTAGACAtgtcttttttatttcttgCAGGAAAACCGTCATTGGATTGGGGAACACGAAAGAGGATCGCTATAGGAGCTGCAAGGGGATTATTGTACCTACACGAGCAATGTGATCCAAAGATCATCCATAGGGATGTGAAGGCAGCAAACATATTGCTTGATGATTACTGTGAGGCTGTTGTAGGAGATTTCGGGTTGGCTAAGCTTTTGGATCATCGTGATTCCCATGTCACGACAGCGGTTAGAGGAACAGTTGGCCATATAGCACCTGAGTATCTCTCGACAGGACAGTCTTCAGAGAAAACAGATGTTTTCGGGTTTGGAATTCTCCTTCTTGAACTTATCACTGGCCAAAGAGCTCTAGACTTTGGAAAAGCTGCAAACCAGAAAGGAGTCATGCTTGACTGGGTTAGTTATTTGTGATTAGTGGTAAAAGTTTCTAAAAATTACATGTCACTAATGATTTTCCAATGTTTTTATAACTTTTCAGGTTAAGAAAATTCACCTGGAAAAGAAACTAGATATGTTGGTTGATAAGGACTTGAAAACTAACTATGATAGAATCGAGCTCGAGGAAATGGTTCAAGTGGCTCTACTGTGTACTCAATATCTTCCCATCCACAGGCCTAAAATGTCAGAGGTGGTTAGGATGCTGGAAGGAGATGGGCTAGCCGAGAAGTGGGAAGCATCTCAAAGAAAAGTAGATGGTGGTAGTAGTAGATGCAGAGGGAATGAGTTTTCGTCTTCAGAAAGATACTCTGATCTTACGGATGATTCTTCTTTGCTCATTCAGGCAATGGAGCTTTCTGGACCGAGGTAACAACAACTTGAAGAAGACACAGACTTGTATAATAGCTTTCTAAGAGTGAAATTTTGTACAGAAGAATAATTTGTGTGATTTTAGAATGATCTATCTACTAGTATAATAATAACTGGCATGAATACTTATGAAAAGCGATTAGTTGCATGAATCATGATGGATTTCATTTCACCTAAATACCCATTTTGTTCTTAACAATTTCCAAAAATTGTCATTGGTGTGTATTACTGTTGTACTTGTGTCGTTATTGAGgctttttcttcaaataaacgATATCTATCGACAgtgaattgattgatttatgtCCTTCGAATGGGTTGGTATTGCTTTTCCGAGTGTTTAGCATACACAATTCATTCTCTCCAACCCGACGAGagtaaaatttaataatattttacttccACAGAATACGCTTAGTCTTCCAAAGAATTAATGACTACTCCTTGAAACTTCAAGTTTGCTTTTATTTCTACATTCTTTCTTTTGTGTATAAATCTACCTTTTCATAATCATGTAATGTTCTTTGTACATAAAGTAAATCTTATGTATAAAGAAGGTAAGAATTAAGTTTAACAAATGAAATTAACTCAAAGGCACAAGAATCATGagttcaatatatataatgtaagatCTTGCTAATTGGTTTCATGTCAATCTCTACTATCTTTGTAATGGAAAATTTGTGTgccttctctttctctctatgCTCTAGTTTGTTAAGccttttaaagaaatataactaactcagaaaaacacaaaaatagCCAAAGCTACAAAATCTTCCTGGAATCAGAAGGGTTGGCCttgaatcaaatcaaatcatataagaaaagaaaatctAATAGTGATGGAGATCAGTTTCTTGGTTGGAACGCCTTGAATAAGACAATTCCCAGCCCACCAATCGCCAGTGTTAGAATCAAAGAAACGTGAACAGGTTCTATCATCCCTGCGATCGAAACTTTACTTTTGGATTTTCCTAAgttcttcttttctttcaagTTCATC
This window harbors:
- the LOC124917248 gene encoding protein NSP-INTERACTING KINASE 1-like, translating into MEMEKNLGRVMLSVYLFSFWACSYALLTPGGINYEVNALIEIKSSLVDPHHVLDNWDADSVDPCSWTMVTCSADKLVIGLGTPSQNLSGTLSSSIGNLTNLVTVLLQNNNISGEIPIQLGMLPKIHTLDLSDNSFSGEIPSSLAHMKNLQYLRLNNNSLSGEIPASLASMIQLSFLDLSYNNLSGPVPNILAKTFNLIGNPAICATGSEPGCNETTAIPLPYTVPNPQNSHFPGIPKDHKLALVFGSSIGCVCILMIVFGLFLWWRQRRNQQIFFDIGEQNHEEVCLGNLKRFQFRELQIATNHFSNKNIVGKGGFGNVYKGHLQDGTLVAVKRLKDGNAAGGEIQFQTEVEMISLAVHRNLLKLYGFCMTTTERLLVYPFMSNGSVASRLKGKPSLDWGTRKRIAIGAARGLLYLHEQCDPKIIHRDVKAANILLDDYCEAVVGDFGLAKLLDHRDSHVTTAVRGTVGHIAPEYLSTGQSSEKTDVFGFGILLLELITGQRALDFGKAANQKGVMLDWVKKIHLEKKLDMLVDKDLKTNYDRIELEEMVQVALLCTQYLPIHRPKMSEVVRMLEGDGLAEKWEASQRKVDGGSSRCRGNEFSSSERYSDLTDDSSLLIQAMELSGPR